One window of the Cryptomeria japonica chromosome 7, Sugi_1.0, whole genome shotgun sequence genome contains the following:
- the LOC131857200 gene encoding COBRA-like protein 2, with product MENLWRYISCMVFILIHGVYFASATLDPMEPDGNITVKWDILSWTDDGYNALVTISNYQQYRHIEYPGWSLGWSWRGKEVIWDMLGGEATEQGDCSAFKENSIPHSCKRHPIIVDLLATVSNNVKIENCCRGDVLSSTVQNPQNSVAAFKI from the exons ATGGAAAATCTCTGGAGATATATTTCATGCATGGTGTTCATCCTGATACATGGAGTATATTTTGCCA GTGCTACTTTGGACCCAATGGAACCTGATGGCAATATAACAGTGAAGTGGGACATTTTGTCTTGGACAGATGATGGCTACAAT GCATTGGTGACAATTTCTAATTATCAACAGTACAGACACATTGAGTATCCAGGGTGGAGTTTAGGATGGAGTTGGAGAGGCAAGGAAGTTATATGGGATATGTTGGGTGGTGAAGCAACCGAGCAGGGAGATTGTTCTGCTTTCAAAGAAAATAGCATTCCCCATTCTTGCAAAAGACATCCCATAATAGTAGACTTATTGGCCACTGTTAGTAATAATGTAAAAATAGAAAATTGCTGCAGGGGAGATGTTTTGTCATCCACTGTACAAAACCCACAGAATTCTGTGGCTGCTTTCAAGATCTGA
- the LOC131062395 gene encoding COBRA-like protein 2, whose protein sequence is MENLWRYISCIVFILIHEVYFASATLDPMEPNGNITVKWDILSWTDDGYNALVTISNYQQYRHIEYPGWSLGWSWRGKEVIWDMLGGEATEQGDCSAFKENNIPHSCKRHPIIVDLLATVSNNVKIGNCCRGGVLSSTVQDPQNSVAAFKMRVGAAGTSKNTVLVPSNFSLKGPNMVYSCSPATKEQSSHFPTPSGQRKTQALKTWSVTCIYSPVLSHKTPLCCVSFSAFYNNNIIPCPACSCGCHDPSQNQPKPCLKEIPPATTESQSNMNTNTTEVRCTHHMCEIRVHWHIMTSYKDYWRVKVTVMNFGYLKNYTDWNLLIQHPNFDSLERVDRFNYTGLTQNNHRNDSAMFWGIKYFNDMLLQAGEMGNVQSEILMQKITGKFTFNNGWGFPHKVYFNGDECMLPPPNVYPWLPRTTTTQRILSGPAFIATILIGALLFIYLYWAYIMQRRTLPF, encoded by the exons GTGCTACTTTGGACCCAATGGAACCTAATGGCAATATAACAGTGAAGTGGGACATTTTATCTTGGACAGATGATGGCTACaat GCATTGGTGACAATTTCTAATTATCAACAGTACAGACACATTGAGTATCCAGGGTGGAGTTTAGGATGGAGCTGGAGAGGCAAGGAAGTTATATGGGATATGTTGGGTGGTGAAGCAACTGAGCAGGGAGATTGTTCTGCTTTCAAAGAAAATAACATTCCCCATTCTTGCAAAAGACATCCCATAATAGTAGACTTATTGGCCACTGTTAGTAACAATGTAAAGATCGGAAATTGTTGCAGGGGAGGTGTTTTGTCATCCACTGTACAAGACCCACAGAATTCTGTGGCTGCTTTCAAGATGAGAGTGGGAGCTGCAGGGACTTCTAAAAATACAGTTCTTGTACCTTCTAATTTTTCATTGAAAGGGCCTAACATGGTTTATTCCTGCAGTCCTGCCACAAAAGAACAATCAAGCCATTTCCCTACTCCTAGTGGACAAAGAAAAACACAAGCCCTAA AGACATGGAGTGTGACATGCATATATTCTCCAGTTTTGTCTCACAAAACACCACTTTGCTGTGTATCTTTCTCTGCATTTTACAATAACAACATCATTCCTTGTCCTGCTTGTTCGTGTGGGTGCCATGATCCTTCACAAAATCAACCAAAACCATGCCTAAA GGAAATACCACCGGCTACAACTGAAAGCCAGAGCAACATGAATACAAATACAACTGAGGTCCGTTGCACACACCATATGTGTGAAATTAGAGTGCACTGGCATATCATGACCAGCTACAAAGACTATTGGCGAGTTAAGGTTACTGTAATGAACTTTGGGTACCTGAAAAACTATACAGACTGGAACCTCCTAATTCAGCATCCCAATTTCGATAGCTTGGAGAGGGTTGACAGATTCAATTATACTGGTCTTACCCAAAACAATCATAGAA ATGATAGTGCAATGTTTTGGGGAATCAAATACTTTAACGACATGCTTTTGCAAGCTGGTGAAATGGGCAACGTGCAATCTGAGATTCTGATGCAGAAAATCACAGGGAAATTCACATTCAACAATGGATGGGGTTTTCCGCACAAAGTGTATTTTAATGGAGATGAATGCATGTTACCACCTCCAAATGTATACCCATGGCTGCCCCGGACCACAACTACACAAAGAATATTGTCAGGCCCTGCATTCATTGCAACAATATTAATCGGGGCGCTGCTTTTTATCTATTTGTATTGGGCATACATCATGCAGAGACGGACACTACCATTTTAG